The Arachis hypogaea cultivar Tifrunner chromosome 16, arahy.Tifrunner.gnm2.J5K5, whole genome shotgun sequence genome contains a region encoding:
- the LOC112758631 gene encoding probable small nuclear ribonucleoprotein G, with protein sequence MSRSGQPPDLKKYMSKRLGFKPNANRMIVGTLRGFDQFINLVVDVEVNGNENNEIGMVVIRGNSVVTVEALEPVNRG encoded by the exons ATGAGCAGATCAGGGCAGCCACCAGATTTGAAGAAGTA tatgtcaaaaagacttggat TTAAACCTAATGCAAACAGGATGATTGTTGGTACCCTCAGGGGTTTTGACCAGTTCATAAACTTAGTTGTTGATGTTGAAGTCAACGGCAATGAAAATAACGAAATAGGAATGGTG GTAATTAGAGGAAACAGTGTGGTTACTGTTGAAGCACTTGAGCCTGTGAACAGGGGCTGA